From [Clostridium] symbiosum, a single genomic window includes:
- a CDS encoding DUF6709 family protein: MKNSFIINNIRRALIKQLIFPVLLLIAAMAALIKIPRANFLSPRPLNSKSHYENFYNRALPYVTVSVSGLHYTGCNYVVSGRTEGYYYYTLTDGFCQFYLLDNRDISSPGGEALPSLNLSGRLVEMTDSEYEAVLYEMAEGLDWTMPSLRKMTAPYVVSTLPYPAYLTVLFHLLAYGCLFLSLTDIICSLYYIWEPHRSPTFRYLGSFGEIRTLLPKVEIEMKHVSIAKSGNIYLTPGYIVNVDTVRSLILPLKSVVWVYYHSRRLSLPGLSRFHFRMSYTLHIMADDGRTYDFTGKKKEDLDYIIASLEERDTGILLGYSEENRRLAREILKSIRRQKGRKTG; encoded by the coding sequence ATGAAAAACAGTTTCATTATTAATAATATACGCAGAGCCCTGATAAAACAGCTTATTTTCCCGGTTCTGCTTCTGATTGCCGCCATGGCGGCCCTGATAAAAATCCCCAGAGCCAATTTTCTTTCTCCCCGGCCTCTGAATTCCAAAAGCCATTATGAAAATTTTTATAACCGCGCTCTCCCATACGTCACCGTTTCCGTGTCAGGCCTTCACTATACCGGCTGCAATTATGTCGTAAGCGGGCGTACGGAGGGATATTATTATTATACCCTGACGGACGGTTTCTGCCAGTTCTATCTGTTGGATAACCGCGATATTTCCAGCCCGGGCGGGGAGGCTCTTCCCTCTCTCAATTTAAGCGGCAGGCTGGTTGAGATGACGGACAGCGAATACGAGGCCGTCCTGTATGAGATGGCTGAGGGGCTCGACTGGACCATGCCGTCCCTCAGAAAGATGACGGCGCCCTACGTGGTTTCCACCCTGCCCTATCCCGCATACCTGACCGTTTTGTTTCATCTTCTGGCCTACGGCTGCCTGTTTTTATCACTGACGGACATCATCTGTTCGCTGTACTATATCTGGGAGCCCCACCGTTCCCCGACGTTCCGATATCTGGGCAGCTTCGGAGAGATCCGGACGCTTCTCCCCAAGGTGGAGATTGAGATGAAGCATGTCAGCATTGCCAAATCGGGAAACATCTATCTGACCCCCGGTTATATTGTCAATGTGGATACCGTCAGAAGCCTGATTCTGCCGCTCAAATCGGTCGTATGGGTTTATTATCACAGCAGGCGGCTGTCACTCCCCGGACTCTCCCGGTTCCATTTCCGTATGAGTTACACACTTCATATCATGGCAGACGACGGGCGCACCTATGATTTTACCGGCAAGAAAAAAGAAGATCTGGATTATATTATCGCCTCCCTGGAAGAACGTGACACAGGCATCCTTCTCGGATACTCCGAGGAAAACAGGCGGCTTGCCAGGGAAATATTAAAAAGCATCCGCAGACAGAAAGGCAGGAAAACCGGCTGA
- a CDS encoding class I SAM-dependent methyltransferase, whose protein sequence is MDAYTGFASVYDMFMDNIPYGEWCGYLTSLLREYGAEDGILLDLGCGTGNLTELLAKQGYDMIGVDFSEDMLQIAMEKRAQSGLPILYLQQDMREFELYGTVRAVVSICDSMNYILEYEDLVQVIRLVNNYLDPRGVFIFDLNTEYKYREILGQSTIAEDREESSFIWDNDYDEEERINEYDLTLFIREEGELYRKYQETHFQRAYSLDEVKAAIEEAGMEFVAAYDAFTRETPKETSERIYVVAREQGK, encoded by the coding sequence ATGGATGCATATACGGGCTTTGCCTCGGTTTACGATATGTTCATGGACAACATCCCCTATGGGGAATGGTGCGGATATCTTACGTCCCTGCTCCGTGAATACGGGGCAGAGGATGGGATTTTACTGGACCTGGGCTGCGGGACGGGAAACCTGACCGAGCTTTTGGCGAAACAGGGCTATGATATGATTGGCGTGGATTTTTCGGAGGACATGCTCCAGATCGCCATGGAAAAGAGGGCGCAGTCCGGACTGCCTATCCTCTATCTGCAGCAGGATATGAGGGAGTTTGAGCTGTACGGTACGGTGCGCGCGGTTGTGAGTATCTGCGACTCGATGAACTATATTCTGGAATATGAAGATTTGGTGCAGGTAATCCGCCTGGTGAATAATTACCTGGATCCCAGGGGCGTTTTTATATTCGACCTCAATACGGAATACAAATACAGGGAAATCCTGGGCCAGTCCACGATCGCGGAGGACAGGGAAGAGAGCAGCTTTATCTGGGACAACGACTATGACGAGGAGGAACGTATCAATGAATACGATCTGACTCTTTTTATCCGGGAAGAGGGAGAACTGTACCGGAAATACCAGGAGACCCATTTCCAGAGGGCATATTCGCTGGATGAAGTGAAAGCGGCCATCGAAGAGGCGGGGATGGAATTTGTGGCCGCATATGACGCATTTACAAGGGAAACGCCGAAAGAGACAAGCGAGCGTATCTACGTGGTAGCCAGGGAACAGGGCAAGTAG
- the hslO gene encoding Hsp33 family molecular chaperone HslO: MTTDRDYIIRATAADGQIRAFAATTRGVVEKARAAHNTSPVATAALGRLLTAGGMMGIMMKGKDDILTLRIEGDGPIEGLTVTADSAGNVKGYAFNPAVMLPPNAKGKLDVGGALGVGVLSVIRDIGLKEPYVGQTILVSGEIAEDLTYYYATSEQIPTSVALGVLMNKDNTVRQAGGFIIQLLPGASDEIIDKLEKKLGDMDSITSLLDAGRTPEMILDSIIGEFGLEILDTMPTEFYCNCDKARVEKALISIGRKELQEMIDEGKTIEVNCHFCNQNYAFTVEELNDLLRRAVR, encoded by the coding sequence ATGACAACAGACAGAGATTATATAATCAGAGCGACGGCGGCGGACGGCCAGATACGGGCTTTTGCCGCAACGACAAGAGGAGTGGTGGAGAAGGCCAGAGCCGCCCATAATACAAGCCCGGTGGCGACGGCCGCCCTGGGAAGACTGCTGACGGCAGGAGGCATGATGGGCATAATGATGAAGGGAAAAGACGATATCCTGACGCTTAGGATCGAGGGGGACGGCCCGATCGAGGGCCTTACCGTGACGGCCGACAGCGCCGGAAATGTAAAGGGATATGCCTTTAATCCTGCCGTTATGCTGCCGCCCAATGCAAAGGGCAAGCTGGACGTGGGCGGCGCTTTAGGAGTCGGCGTTCTGAGCGTGATCAGGGATATCGGCCTGAAAGAACCTTACGTAGGGCAGACCATCCTGGTTTCCGGCGAGATAGCCGAGGATCTGACCTATTATTACGCTACTTCGGAGCAGATCCCGACCTCGGTCGCATTAGGCGTCCTGATGAACAAAGACAATACCGTGCGCCAGGCGGGCGGATTCATTATCCAGCTTCTGCCGGGGGCATCCGACGAGATTATTGATAAATTGGAGAAAAAGCTGGGGGATATGGATTCCATAACCTCCCTCCTGGACGCAGGCCGGACCCCGGAGATGATACTTGACTCCATTATCGGTGAATTTGGCCTGGAAATCCTTGACACGATGCCGACAGAATTTTACTGTAACTGTGACAAGGCCAGAGTGGAGAAAGCGCTGATCAGCATCGGAAGGAAGGAACTTCAGGAAATGATCGATGAGGGCAAAACAATCGAAGTAAACTGCCATTTCTGCAATCAGAATTACGCGTTTACAGTGGAAGAGCTGAACGACCTTCTCAGGAGGGCGGTTCGTTAA
- a CDS encoding carboxylesterase family protein, whose translation MNTDFTTTKSEPSGSITVDTPCGKIEGFRGKEGILTFLNIPFATAKRWQPPVEITSFNGTLPAKSFGPAPIQAEPDPFFAERNGDFTHVPVSEDCLNLNIWAADVTVPKKNVLFWVYGGSYIMGYNYKRLNLPEKLIKAHPELIVVACNYRVGVLGSLNLSFLDPDGRYRFSNNLALLDLIAALKWTRHNIASFGGDPGNVTLYGHSAGSNAISHLLVIPEAEDYFQKAVCQSSYMTDLGTVALDTSEEIGRTFFELAGVSTLSDALSLSPEEILAAQKKLFGIRFGGSKASKLFSPVQDGLTVSTDAFDRLVKGEFKVKALMIGGSEGEYDQMFLKMDAEETKTSVIQRNTDKKVTDNDMEAFRLLHPEMSDKEAYMTVHNDLGLRLGGEWIARACCSRIPVYQFTFRLRDPKEGFRALHGAPCNYVFGNLIPNGAPEKLQEQMMDVWAAFAASGNPNVPSIPHWPAYHPDGDVMAIGETWSLDPGYWKADFAFWRERFAENGILA comes from the coding sequence ATGAACACTGATTTTACAACTACAAAATCCGAACCGTCCGGTTCCATAACCGTGGATACACCCTGCGGTAAAATTGAAGGTTTCCGCGGTAAAGAGGGAATCCTGACCTTCCTGAATATCCCATTTGCCACCGCAAAACGCTGGCAGCCACCCGTAGAAATTACATCCTTTAACGGCACTCTTCCGGCTAAGTCATTCGGCCCCGCCCCGATACAGGCTGAGCCGGACCCGTTTTTTGCCGAGCGGAACGGTGATTTCACCCATGTCCCCGTCTCCGAGGACTGCCTGAATCTGAATATCTGGGCAGCCGATGTGACGGTTCCCAAAAAGAACGTGCTGTTCTGGGTATACGGCGGCTCCTACATCATGGGATACAACTATAAAAGGCTGAATCTTCCTGAAAAGCTTATTAAGGCCCATCCGGAGCTGATCGTCGTAGCCTGCAACTACCGGGTAGGCGTGCTGGGCAGCCTGAATCTCTCCTTCCTGGATCCTGACGGCAGATACCGTTTCAGCAACAACCTGGCTCTTCTCGATCTTATTGCCGCCCTGAAATGGACCCGCCACAACATCGCCTCCTTCGGCGGTGACCCCGGTAATGTTACCCTGTATGGCCATTCCGCCGGTTCCAATGCCATCAGCCATCTCCTGGTCATCCCGGAGGCCGAAGACTATTTCCAGAAAGCGGTCTGCCAAAGCTCCTATATGACCGATTTGGGCACCGTGGCCCTGGATACCAGCGAAGAGATCGGCAGAACATTTTTTGAGTTGGCTGGAGTTTCCACACTTTCAGATGCTTTATCTCTGTCCCCCGAAGAAATACTGGCCGCGCAGAAAAAACTCTTTGGCATCCGCTTCGGCGGCAGCAAGGCCAGCAAACTCTTCTCTCCCGTCCAGGACGGGCTGACCGTCAGCACGGATGCCTTTGACCGCCTGGTAAAAGGCGAATTTAAGGTAAAAGCGCTGATGATCGGAGGCAGTGAAGGGGAATATGATCAGATGTTTTTAAAGATGGATGCAGAGGAGACTAAGACATCCGTTATTCAGAGAAATACCGATAAGAAGGTAACGGACAACGATATGGAGGCCTTCCGGCTCCTTCACCCGGAGATGAGTGACAAGGAGGCCTATATGACGGTACACAATGATCTCGGACTGCGTTTAGGCGGCGAATGGATTGCAAGGGCCTGCTGTTCCCGCATCCCGGTCTACCAGTTCACCTTCCGCCTCCGGGATCCAAAGGAGGGCTTCAGAGCCCTGCACGGCGCTCCCTGCAACTATGTCTTCGGAAACCTGATTCCCAACGGCGCCCCGGAAAAACTGCAGGAACAGATGATGGACGTCTGGGCGGCCTTTGCCGCTTCCGGCAATCCCAATGTGCCGTCCATTCCTCACTGGCCTGCCTATCATCCTGACGGAGATGTCATGGCAATCGGAGAAACCTGGAGCCTTGATCCTGGTTATTGGAAAGCGGATTTTGCATTCTGGAGGGAACGGTTTGCAGAAAACGGTATCCTGGCCTGA
- a CDS encoding helix-turn-helix domain-containing protein, with protein sequence MFTFPILAQSFSDCRLRSLFSPDTNLTVNNIQLLSEKLSAFEQQTVYIADSRTAYKLWRQGLIPDGSMLLLSEDGSSSKESDEQPFGRSDISFLSCRLPAGEILNRANSCFFDFTGWMNRLCLLACRNKEIQPLLNEAASRLHVPLFLLNGGYRLIASNVDYAFENAYIQQLLSFGYLSADSIDTFLNSPVPGQKKDSVPKGIYEALLEPDSYGLLAPLKYHSSTYGRLLVFSESAGRDPALFDYVKLLVSLIREHSLMHNREEFESNAEFSSLIGDLIERRISSEEELQSRLFRLLFLPPNFYTCIVITFEPGQKSLPTGLILHALSEIFPLCQTAVYQGDLILLVKTEEDSWDIPFDGERLQKLLERYHAYASIGNKSAFVSSIRPIYLQTKEVISLGRALSGDPGQRLFYYDDYTAYHLIDLCGRFGYDFHENNLIYLCTPKYTILKRHDIEEHDNLCEILEAYIKNNCNTTKTAKDMYLHRNTVINKIDRIEEIIGRSLDDWNLQMILMLSSMVVRYAENYRQEDLLHPIKRYSPAPE encoded by the coding sequence GTGTTCACATTTCCGATTTTAGCCCAAAGTTTTTCCGACTGCCGGCTGCGTAGCCTGTTCTCACCGGACACCAATCTGACCGTCAATAATATCCAGCTGCTTTCCGAAAAGTTATCTGCTTTTGAGCAGCAGACTGTATACATAGCCGATTCCAGGACTGCGTACAAGCTATGGCGGCAGGGGCTGATTCCGGATGGATCCATGCTCCTTCTGTCAGAGGATGGCTCCTCATCCAAAGAATCGGATGAACAGCCCTTCGGCAGGTCAGACATTTCCTTCCTCTCCTGCCGTCTACCGGCCGGGGAGATTCTAAACCGGGCCAACAGCTGTTTTTTCGACTTTACAGGCTGGATGAACCGGCTCTGCCTCCTGGCCTGCCGCAATAAAGAGATTCAGCCGCTGCTGAATGAGGCCGCTTCACGGCTGCATGTTCCTCTGTTTTTGTTGAACGGCGGATACCGTCTCATTGCCTCTAATGTGGATTATGCATTCGAGAACGCTTATATCCAGCAGCTCTTGTCCTTCGGCTACCTCTCCGCCGACAGTATTGACACGTTTTTAAATTCACCGGTCCCCGGACAGAAAAAGGATTCGGTCCCGAAAGGCATTTATGAAGCTCTGTTGGAACCGGACAGCTATGGCCTTCTGGCCCCTTTAAAATACCATTCCAGCACCTACGGGCGCCTGCTGGTATTTTCCGAATCCGCCGGCCGGGATCCGGCCCTGTTTGACTATGTAAAACTGCTTGTCTCCCTGATCCGGGAGCACTCGCTGATGCACAACCGGGAAGAATTTGAATCCAATGCCGAGTTTTCCTCTCTGATCGGCGATCTGATTGAGCGCAGAATTTCAAGTGAGGAGGAGCTTCAGAGCCGGCTGTTCCGGCTGCTGTTCCTTCCCCCGAATTTTTATACCTGCATCGTAATCACTTTTGAACCCGGTCAGAAATCCCTGCCGACCGGCCTGATCCTTCACGCCCTGTCGGAGATTTTCCCTCTCTGCCAGACCGCGGTGTATCAGGGTGATTTAATCCTTCTTGTAAAAACGGAAGAAGACTCCTGGGATATTCCGTTTGACGGAGAGCGCCTGCAAAAACTGCTGGAACGCTACCATGCATACGCCTCCATCGGCAATAAATCCGCCTTTGTCTCCTCTATCCGCCCCATTTACCTGCAGACAAAGGAGGTAATTTCCCTTGGCCGCGCCCTGAGCGGCGATCCGGGACAGAGACTTTTTTATTACGACGATTACACCGCCTACCATCTCATCGATCTCTGCGGCCGCTTTGGTTATGATTTCCACGAAAATAACCTGATTTACCTGTGTACTCCAAAGTATACGATACTGAAGCGCCATGATATTGAGGAGCACGACAACCTCTGTGAAATACTGGAAGCTTACATCAAAAATAACTGCAATACCACAAAAACGGCCAAGGACATGTATCTTCACCGCAATACCGTTATTAATAAGATCGACCGGATCGAAGAAATAATCGGCCGCAGCCTGGACGACTGGAACCTTCAGATGATCCTGATGCTCTCCTCGATGGTGGTCCGTTATGCCGAGAACTACCGGCAGGAGGATCTGCTTCATCCGATTAAAAGATACTCCCCTGCGCCTGAATGA
- a CDS encoding alpha/beta hydrolase, whose translation MLLELKDTKLYYEEFGQGERCILSAMQQLDPDRKGWPYDLAEEGFHVFAIQMRGYGQSAHVMEDYGERWYDIWADDVADFAAAMGIRRFLYTGASDGGGVGWHLCLRHPEILTGFAGLAAGPHSRSIGAISPSRKYTIDAVGSRAAVEQLAMYHKQRILYFAKKFGDDPELKAEFERKAETIYQMKMDMGPEEMKIQPGITLPWLKTDEEVLKALSEIHFPVLLLIGMKDAMVPLGKTVQPIGAIEHAKAVFYQEANHLLYYGRREDVRREIAAFAEEAFEKDGDKTAH comes from the coding sequence ATGCTTTTAGAATTAAAGGATACAAAGCTGTATTATGAGGAGTTTGGACAGGGAGAACGCTGTATTTTGTCGGCGATGCAGCAGCTGGACCCGGATCGGAAGGGATGGCCCTACGATCTGGCGGAAGAGGGCTTCCATGTTTTTGCAATTCAGATGAGGGGATATGGACAGTCTGCCCACGTCATGGAGGATTATGGGGAAAGATGGTATGACATCTGGGCCGATGACGTGGCAGATTTTGCCGCCGCCATGGGAATCAGACGTTTTCTGTATACGGGCGCTTCCGACGGAGGCGGAGTCGGCTGGCATCTCTGCCTGCGCCACCCGGAAATATTAACAGGCTTTGCAGGGCTGGCGGCAGGTCCCCATTCCAGAAGCATCGGGGCCATCTCACCCAGCCGGAAGTATACGATCGACGCGGTGGGAAGCCGGGCGGCCGTGGAGCAGCTGGCCATGTACCACAAACAGCGGATTCTCTATTTTGCCAAGAAGTTCGGGGATGACCCGGAGCTGAAAGCGGAATTTGAACGGAAAGCGGAGACGATTTACCAGATGAAAATGGATATGGGGCCGGAGGAGATGAAAATCCAGCCGGGAATTACGCTTCCCTGGCTGAAGACCGATGAAGAGGTGTTAAAAGCGCTCTCCGAAATTCATTTTCCGGTGCTTCTGCTGATCGGCATGAAGGATGCGATGGTTCCTCTTGGCAAAACGGTCCAGCCGATAGGGGCCATTGAACATGCCAAGGCCGTGTTCTACCAGGAGGCGAACCATTTGCTGTACTACGGCAGGCGCGAAGATGTGAGACGGGAAATTGCCGCTTTTGCGGAGGAGGCTTTTGAGAAAGACGGAGATAAGACTGCCCATTGA
- a CDS encoding SLC13 family permease, with protein sequence MTWNSIITLIMMVLIIILLFRGVSSPGVIFSTVPIIAGLLMGFGPAELNGFIGEGLKAISGTLFLMVFAVLYFGLLHEAGVFKALIRLVMRFLGNSITGTMWVTALISVLTQLDGSGATTAICTIPTMRPIYEKQRIRCEALLLIESLASGILCLLPWAPGLCEAAAYVNVDVYELFLWLIPVLFFSLAALFLLCIPLAAYEKRHGAGMTREEFEEMKREIDKPLEFPLGKGVAVFDGIVTLCLMAALLGGIVKTNFAFGLTFGILLVVNFRDIGRQREYLKKQAPMALDMAVTILGVCVMVGVNQGTGAIADLANWMVSNTSGSLLSHLPFVLCLFSMLLSITIGGSKNSVVLPAIIPMVAAFGFTPVQVLGAVFATGVISANLSLFNATPYLALGLAGVEMKSHLKYSLLPVYGFSLLMLLFMVVSGMLPM encoded by the coding sequence ATGACGTGGAACAGTATAATAACTCTGATTATGATGGTACTCATTATTATCCTGCTATTTCGGGGAGTCAGCAGCCCGGGAGTGATATTCAGCACAGTGCCCATTATAGCCGGCCTGCTCATGGGCTTTGGCCCGGCAGAGCTTAATGGTTTTATTGGAGAGGGGCTAAAGGCCATTTCCGGCACTCTGTTTTTAATGGTCTTTGCTGTTTTATATTTTGGGCTGCTTCATGAGGCGGGGGTATTCAAGGCTCTGATCCGTCTGGTCATGCGGTTTCTCGGCAACAGCATTACCGGCACGATGTGGGTTACCGCGCTGATCAGCGTCCTGACCCAGTTGGATGGTTCGGGGGCTACAACGGCAATCTGTACCATCCCGACCATGCGTCCCATTTATGAAAAACAGAGAATCCGATGTGAGGCCCTGCTGCTGATAGAAAGTCTTGCATCGGGGATTCTGTGTCTGCTACCCTGGGCGCCGGGGCTCTGCGAGGCGGCGGCTTACGTCAATGTCGATGTGTACGAACTGTTTTTGTGGCTGATTCCTGTTCTGTTTTTTTCCCTGGCCGCACTTTTTCTCCTCTGTATCCCCCTCGCAGCGTATGAAAAACGCCACGGAGCGGGAATGACCAGGGAAGAGTTTGAAGAGATGAAGCGGGAGATAGATAAACCTCTGGAATTCCCCCTGGGCAAGGGAGTTGCGGTATTTGACGGGATTGTCACCCTGTGCTTGATGGCGGCGCTTTTGGGCGGCATTGTGAAAACGAATTTTGCCTTCGGCCTCACATTCGGAATTCTGCTGGTGGTTAACTTCCGTGATATAGGGAGACAGAGGGAGTACCTGAAGAAGCAGGCGCCGATGGCGCTAGACATGGCAGTCACGATTCTGGGCGTATGCGTGATGGTGGGCGTAAACCAGGGGACGGGCGCTATCGCCGATTTGGCGAACTGGATGGTGTCCAATACTTCGGGCAGTCTTCTTTCCCATCTGCCCTTTGTGCTCTGCCTCTTCAGTATGCTGCTTTCCATCACCATCGGCGGTTCCAAGAATTCCGTGGTGCTGCCCGCCATTATCCCCATGGTAGCAGCATTTGGCTTTACGCCGGTTCAGGTGCTCGGCGCTGTATTTGCAACCGGAGTGATCAGTGCGAACTTAAGCCTTTTTAACGCGACGCCGTATCTGGCTCTGGGACTGGCCGGGGTGGAGATGAAAAGCCATTTAAAATATTCCCTTCTTCCGGTATATGGATTCAGTCTGCTGATGCTGTTGTTTATGGTGGTATCGGGGATGCTGCCGATGTAG
- a CDS encoding cold-shock protein: MNKGTVKWFNNQKGYGFISDEQGNDVFVHYSGLNMDGFKSLEEGAQVEFEVVNGAKGPQATNVVKL, translated from the coding sequence ATGAATAAAGGTACAGTTAAATGGTTTAACAACCAGAAGGGCTACGGATTCATTTCTGACGAGCAGGGAAACGATGTGTTTGTACACTACTCTGGCCTGAACATGGACGGATTCAAATCTCTTGAGGAAGGCGCTCAGGTAGAATTTGAAGTGGTTAACGGAGCAAAAGGCCCACAGGCAACCAATGTAGTAAAGCTTTAA
- a CDS encoding DUF5662 family protein, with product MNLWNAVHHFRTITRHKQMVMENCFKVGLYKQGLLHDLSKYSWEEFKIGVKYYQGDRSPNAAEKEEKGYSVAWLHHKGRNKHHFEYWIDFAPNKADGLIGNEMPLKYLVEMVMDRIAASKVYKGDEYTDACPWEYYNRGMDYMVMHKKTRVQLEKLLLMLKDEGEEKTFDYIRKLLRHRKRK from the coding sequence ATGAATCTTTGGAATGCAGTCCATCATTTCAGGACAATAACGAGACATAAGCAGATGGTAATGGAGAATTGTTTTAAAGTGGGACTCTATAAGCAGGGCCTGCTCCACGATCTGTCTAAATATTCCTGGGAGGAATTTAAAATAGGAGTCAAATACTATCAGGGCGACAGAAGCCCCAATGCGGCGGAAAAGGAAGAAAAGGGCTATTCCGTGGCCTGGCTGCACCATAAGGGAAGAAACAAGCACCATTTTGAGTACTGGATAGATTTTGCGCCCAATAAGGCGGACGGTCTGATTGGGAATGAGATGCCCCTGAAATATCTGGTGGAGATGGTGATGGATCGGATTGCCGCCTCCAAGGTCTACAAGGGTGACGAATATACGGACGCCTGCCCCTGGGAATATTATAACCGGGGAATGGATTACATGGTGATGCATAAGAAAACCAGGGTACAGCTTGAAAAACTTCTTCTGATGCTGAAAGACGAGGGAGAAGAAAAAACTTTTGACTATATCAGGAAACTGCTGCGCCACAGGAAGAGAAAGTGA
- a CDS encoding ribonuclease H-like domain-containing protein, which produces MITIEKKVDLEITYPLGSIGELEKLLFFDIETTGFSGDYSTLYLIGCTYYREGSWHLIQWFADTLNAEEELLHAFFKFMEQFRFLIHFNGDGFDIPYLLKRCRAYDLEYDFQKIESIDIYRIVKPYKKLLGLENMKQKSIECFLGVCREDQYNGGQLIEVYKDYLVTHEDFLYRLLILHNEDDLKGMPSILPILFYHDFLRESFAYAGQELCEVKDAFGSPVKELKLCYESTVPLPVPVQSDCSPYTLDFSGRILTVTVPLFEGELKHFYPDYQNYVYLVYEDNAIHKSVGQYVEKEAKKKATAKTCYTRVSGTFLPQPCELWDGCLKSDYKDKLTYVAFQPELFTEDTAVRYLDAVLKRLIG; this is translated from the coding sequence ATGATTACTATAGAGAAGAAAGTAGATCTGGAAATTACATATCCACTCGGCTCAATCGGCGAGCTGGAAAAGCTGTTGTTTTTTGATATTGAGACCACCGGTTTTTCCGGGGATTACTCTACGCTGTATCTGATCGGCTGTACTTATTACCGGGAAGGCAGCTGGCACCTGATTCAGTGGTTTGCCGATACCCTGAACGCAGAGGAGGAACTCCTTCATGCGTTTTTTAAATTTATGGAACAGTTCCGTTTCCTGATTCATTTTAACGGGGACGGTTTTGATATTCCTTACCTGCTGAAACGGTGCAGGGCCTATGATCTGGAATATGATTTTCAGAAAATTGAGAGTATCGACATTTACAGGATCGTCAAACCGTATAAAAAGCTTCTGGGGCTTGAGAATATGAAGCAGAAAAGCATTGAATGCTTCCTCGGGGTCTGCCGCGAGGACCAGTACAATGGGGGGCAGCTGATTGAGGTTTATAAAGATTATCTTGTCACCCATGAGGATTTTCTATATCGGCTGCTGATTCTTCACAATGAGGATGATTTGAAGGGAATGCCGTCCATTCTTCCGATTCTCTTTTATCACGATTTTCTCAGGGAAAGTTTTGCTTACGCAGGACAGGAACTCTGTGAGGTCAAGGATGCCTTCGGCTCCCCGGTAAAGGAACTGAAACTCTGTTATGAAAGTACGGTCCCGCTGCCCGTGCCGGTCCAGTCGGACTGCAGTCCGTATACCCTGGATTTTTCCGGGCGTATTTTGACCGTAACGGTTCCGCTCTTTGAGGGGGAACTGAAACATTTTTATCCCGACTACCAGAACTATGTTTATCTGGTGTATGAAGATAATGCAATTCACAAGAGTGTCGGCCAGTACGTGGAAAAGGAAGCAAAAAAGAAGGCCACCGCAAAGACCTGCTACACAAGGGTATCCGGCACCTTCCTTCCCCAGCCCTGTGAACTCTGGGACGGCTGTCTTAAATCCGATTACAAAGACAAGCTCACCTATGTGGCCTTTCAGCCGGAGTTGTTCACAGAGGACACTGCCGTCCGGTATCTGGATGCGGTTCTGAAGCGGCTCATCGGCTGA
- the ruvA gene encoding Holliday junction branch migration protein RuvA — MISYVKGALADKSGDRIVVEAGPVGLGIYVPLSVLEVLPPLGEEVKIYTYLQVREDDLSLYGFLNRQDLEMFKQLIGVNGIGPKGALGILSALRPDDLRLAILTGDAKAISKAPGVGAKTAQRIILDLKDKVSAEEMLVGIAGMEEERTAVPLTKEAGREAVEALVALGYSNLEASKAVKSVQITDDMDAEAVLKASLKFLAFL; from the coding sequence GTGATTTCATATGTAAAGGGAGCTCTGGCGGATAAGTCGGGCGACAGGATTGTGGTAGAAGCGGGTCCGGTAGGGCTTGGAATCTATGTGCCGCTCTCCGTACTGGAGGTGCTTCCGCCCCTGGGTGAGGAAGTGAAGATATATACATACCTGCAGGTCAGGGAAGATGATTTAAGCCTATATGGCTTCCTGAACCGCCAGGATTTGGAGATGTTTAAACAGTTGATTGGCGTCAATGGGATCGGCCCCAAGGGGGCGCTTGGGATCCTTTCGGCGCTCAGGCCGGATGATCTGCGGCTCGCGATTCTCACAGGGGATGCCAAGGCAATTTCAAAGGCTCCGGGCGTGGGGGCCAAAACGGCACAGAGGATTATCCTGGATTTAAAGGATAAGGTCAGCGCGGAGGAGATGCTTGTGGGAATTGCCGGTATGGAAGAGGAAAGAACTGCCGTGCCTCTGACGAAGGAAGCGGGCAGGGAGGCAGTGGAAGCGCTGGTGGCTCTCGGATATTCGAATCTGGAGGCATCAAAGGCAGTGAAGAGTGTACAGATAACGGACGATATGGATGCGGAGGCAGTACTCAAGGCATCCCTCAAGTTTCTGGCATTTTTATAA